From the genome of Candidatus Scalindua japonica:
ATTAGAATTGAAAGGAATCAACCTGATAAACCTTGATATAATCTTAGAACCATTGATCAATTTACGGTCAAAAAGTAGAGAATGCATGTGTGCAGATATAAAATCTTTGCCATTTGATAACGGAACATTTGACGCGGTTTTCTGCTTTCACGTAATTCATCATGCACATCCGATTGAACAAGCGTTATCTGAAGTAGGACGCGTGTTGAAAACGAACGGGAAAGTTTTTATTACAGAAATTAATCCTAATCATTTTGTCTCTTTCCAGGGCAAACTTATTCCGCGCGCAATCAAGAGATTTATACGAAAATGTGCTCGAAAGCATGTAGGCACAAATTCAAGAATTTATAAACCTTCTCCTTTTGAAGAGGTGATTCCTCGCAAAGTTTTAATGAATGCAATGATAAAAACCGGCTTTGATAATATTACAAGAAAAACCGTTGTACATGCTCCGCAATGCTTTCCTGATGCTGTTATAAGTATATGGAATAAGATGGGCTTTAAATTTCCAACAGTATTTGATCCTATCGCTTTCGAGTATATGTTTTTTGGAAAAAAATCACGGGCAGAAACACAACCGCAAAAGGCTGAAGTAAATAATGGACAGGAGTTAAAATAATTATGAAGATATTATTCCCTATGGAACGTAATTCAATGAAACAGCACTGGTTGGGTATTATGACCTTATCTGCTGTTTTAAAAAAGGGTGGTTTCCAAACTGAAGTAGTAGTCGCTGAAGAGGAGATTGTTTTAGAAAAAATAAAAAATAATGAACCTACTATTTTGGCTTACAGTACTCCTACCTTCCTGGCAAAATTTAATATCGAATTTAATCTAAAGATAAAAAAGAGGTTTAAGGATGTATTCTCTATTTTTGGAGGACCACATGCCACTTACTATCCTGAAATGATAGAAAATGAAGGAATTGATGCCATTTGTGTTGGTGAAGGTGAAGGAGCCATTCATGATCTGGCAACAAATATTGCCAATGGACTGCCAGTAACGGATATAAAGAACCTATGGGTAAAAGAAAACGGTAAAATTCGTAAAAATCCATTACGACCATTGGTTGAAAATCTTGATAATCTTCCCTATCCGGACAGGGATATTTTCATTCCTTATCAGTCAAAGAATCCGTTAGCATCTATTTGGACAATGAGCGCCCGTGGTTGCCCTTATAAGTGTACATACTGTTTTAATCACTCTTACAACAAGCTATATCAAGAACAAGGATATAGTGCTGTTAAAGTAAGACGTCGAAGCGTTGATAATTTTATAGGAGAGCTGATTGAATACAAAAAGAGATGGCCAGCGACATATTTTATATTTGTAGATGATATATTTGTTTTAATGCCTGAGTGGATCAAAGAGTTCTCCGAAAAATACAAAAAACTGGTTGATATCCCTTTTGTTTGCCATGTTCGTGCCAATGCTGTCAATAATGAAGTTATATCAGAAATTAAGAAAGCCGGGTGTACACTGATAAAAATGGGTGTGGAAGCAGGCAATGATCATATCAGGAAAGAAGTATTAAAGAGGAATATGTCTAAGGATCTTATTGTGAATGCGGCCAAAATCATTAAGGATAATGGTATAAAGCTTTTCACGTTTAATGTACTTGGTGTCCCTTCAAGCACTATTGATAACGACTTTGAAACATTGGCGCTTAATGCCAAATGTAAGGCTGATTATGCTACAACTTTTATAATGAGAGCTTATAAAAAGACGGAGATATATGAATTCTCACGGAAGAAGAATCTCCTGCATGAAGAATTTATTGAAGATATTGCAGACACACAAAACATTTTTTTCTCTTCACCTATAACATTAAACCCAAAGGATGCGAGATTGTTGGAGAATTTATTGTATCTTTTTTCAATCTCTGTAAAATTTCCTTGGATAGTGCCACTTGTCAGAAGGCTACTTATAAAACTCCCTTTGTCAAAAGTTTATCAATTAATCTTCACAAACCATTACCGATTTATCAAATTACT
Proteins encoded in this window:
- a CDS encoding B12-binding domain-containing radical SAM protein; this translates as MKILFPMERNSMKQHWLGIMTLSAVLKKGGFQTEVVVAEEEIVLEKIKNNEPTILAYSTPTFLAKFNIEFNLKIKKRFKDVFSIFGGPHATYYPEMIENEGIDAICVGEGEGAIHDLATNIANGLPVTDIKNLWVKENGKIRKNPLRPLVENLDNLPYPDRDIFIPYQSKNPLASIWTMSARGCPYKCTYCFNHSYNKLYQEQGYSAVKVRRRSVDNFIGELIEYKKRWPATYFIFVDDIFVLMPEWIKEFSEKYKKLVDIPFVCHVRANAVNNEVISEIKKAGCTLIKMGVEAGNDHIRKEVLKRNMSKDLIVNAAKIIKDNGIKLFTFNVLGVPSSTIDNDFETLALNAKCKADYATTFIMRAYKKTEIYEFSRKKNLLHEEFIEDIADTQNIFFSSPITLNPKDARLLENLLYLFSISVKFPWIVPLVRRLLIKLPLSKVYQLIFTNHYRFIKLLYSPKKFERIYLYLDSVIKI
- a CDS encoding methyltransferase domain-containing protein, with product MFDSLLDLLICPGCQGRKLKLNQTEYQQEEIWKAEILCENCSRSYPIIDGIPCMLNREQLDAQQGDVLQEWAQKVKDIDKDIVDADMDTYKHLCRKRTGSNGVSEDAERLLWEKKLFIDNQVLKEEIGDKLAAKWMVEKKNLQVRNNHVFRFLDEIDNQFEQKWILNVGPGVDEDLISRLELKGINLINLDIILEPLINLRSKSRECMCADIKSLPFDNGTFDAVFCFHVIHHAHPIEQALSEVGRVLKTNGKVFITEINPNHFVSFQGKLIPRAIKRFIRKCARKHVGTNSRIYKPSPFEEVIPRKVLMNAMIKTGFDNITRKTVVHAPQCFPDAVISIWNKMGFKFPTVFDPIAFEYMFFGKKSRAETQPQKAEVNNGQELK